The Perca fluviatilis chromosome 18, GENO_Pfluv_1.0, whole genome shotgun sequence genomic interval cttttgtccagcaaaatggtaataaaaacaataatgacaatacaatataaaatatcaataataaaaaataacaaaaataccataaatatacaaatcataactctaacaatgaattaattatttaagtgtgaGATCAACAGATTAGTCTTGACACccgccaaaaatgccagggctgattttttgtcccagtccagccctgcagcCACAttacttctgtaataaaataaaatagaatctgtaacaacctacaataatagctctcttttaaaataaataaatatgacctcttctgtgttagaaaatcaagcttcaacaaaatatctcttaataccttttcaatgtaataagataaataataaagacactgaaacatgtgccagctttgcacacggtgcactccgcctcccactCGTCGGGTCCCGACCGGGACGGTacgtgggacattttttttgcagttcaactgtgaagttgcactagtcttgttttatggttgtgcggaggctccatgcAGAGATTCCGCCGTAGCCTACttagtggcctgatgtttatacttgcgcgctggtgtgtgcgtcgagccggcatgtttgtgtatgtgtgtggggagtgggtgatataatagagcgagggagaagtgagagagtgacggtgattatcttcagagcgagtacgactctagagtcacagtgagagaaaaagtgtctcccctgtgttttctgaccacggtgggaaatctttagcaggtGTGGTATCTGAAGGGCCTATAAGGTTAAAGTCTGTATAAAGCTCAAATGTGCGGAGAAATCATGAGCACTGGGTTAGTGACGTAAGTTTAATGATTTTCCTCTGATCAGATTGATGAGTTGAAGAGGATGTTCCATTTGATTCTGTGATTGGTGGCTGAGTGGGAACCAATGATTTTATGTGTAGTGTTAGACACTGCAAAGAGACTGACCTTTACTTGCCATCTGTTTATTTTATCTAACATGTTACCTAAACGTACCCCTTATAAACCATGTTCTTGCTGCAGCAAGTCAGAGTACATATTGGCTTTGTATTCTCCACGCTCCCCCTGCTTGTCATTGATGCTGGAAACATGAAATTAAACTTATCAAGACAGCATCAGTGGATTTCCTCCTCCACACACTGCCACTCAAGATACAACATAGGAAACACAGCATTTTGTGTGAATGCACACAATATTAAGTACCGTAATATTGTGTGCAAAGCACCTGTTAAAGTACacgcttaatggtcccatgaaagAAACTTCAGGaatttacccccccccccagatagtaggtaaaaagtggacatgtccggcCAAAAGACGACAGTCACCTGAAGACTAAATCGTGCAATTGAAAAATGGAAACTAAAATTAAGTTCTGTGCTGGAGAAACTACAGTTCCTGCACTAGTAATTTTAAAGAATTGCTTCCAAGTCTCTGGTTGGATTCTGCAAAATCTACATTACCTTTCAGTGAGATTTAAGGCTCAAGGGCAGATGTGTTGCCAGGTTAGTGGATtgtttccagtatttatgctGGGCTATGGTGGCACTAGCTTAAGTGCTTACTGTACAGACCGAGTGCCATCAATCTTCAAGGTGTCATGACAGAACTGGGTTCAGCAGCAGACTCAGTTATTTGGATCATAGCATAATATAGGAAGTTATTGGTGATTTGTGGTAGTTCTATGGCCAGATTGTAAATGGCTCACATTCTGGACCAATATTGACTATCAAACCCTGCACCCAGTTACACCTTTGGCTACATGAGTTTTGAATCTTGGGAATAAACATTGAAAACCAGGGCAAACATAAAAGTTATATTCTTTATTGACAAGACTTCAGAGTCACCTTTAGCCAACCTGAAAAACAggaaaggaaacatgttaatcTCAAACTCAGAAAATATCCGTTAACTGAAGCACAGAACAATACCTTTTGCATGAATGCTCTTGGAGCTCCCCGGCGGCGTCGACCCGGCTGCGAGTAAGAACCTCGTACACCAACTCCACTGTAGGGCTGCTGTTGTCCAGTCGCTGCACCACTCTGACTAGCACTCCCCATACTCGCCTGCCTGACGGTGCGATGTCTATAAGGGATGTTCTTGGCCTGCTTAGTGCTGGGATAATTATCCCTTGTGTAGAGAGCGTCATCCCACCTGTCCCTCCCCTGCTCAACGCTGTTGCTGGTGTATGTATACGTGCCTGGAGGATACTGGCCATTCAGGAACATGTAGTCATAGGAAGGGTAAGGATATGGGACCAGGCCTGATGGCACAGGTCCTCCATTAAAGCCTTGTGAAGGCTGTGCAGCATAGACAAAACGAGGTGGTGGCATGGAACCTTGCGCTTCGCTCTCAGATTCAGAGTTGCCTTGCTCGAATCTTTTCTGTTCCTGGAAAAGTTCCCCTGCCTGGTACTGTGGAAGAAGATAGTCAGGCTGGATCACAAAGTTAAGGCCAAGTGGTCGAAGGGCAGGTCCACTGGCAGCAAACTGCTGAGTGCTAGGTCCTGTGGATGCTCCAGCAGAAAAGGGACTGGGAGGTGCAACAGCCCAGGAAATGCCTAGGAACAGAAGTAACATTGAGGTTAGCAAGTAGAATTCAAGGCAATGAATTTAACAGCAAGGTTCCTTTGCTAAACATGGACATCCACTACCCACATCAGTTCAGACATAGAGACATTGACAGCTCAAGTTTAGTTAAGTCACATAAGCATTAGTAACCTTGTTTAGAGGCAGGGCCTGCAGAAGAGCCTTGAGCATATCCTGGAGGTGCATTCTGAAAACTGGACTGAGCTGGATTTGAGACCATTTTAGAGGCAGCCCCAAAAATCCACAAGAAAGAAACATCCAGTTAAAGCCAGCAGAAGCAGGGTTTGCACCAAGAGAAAGTCATCAAGAGAGACAAACAATTAAACTACTTTTAAGATGTTGACAGCAATGATACTTTACCTTGCTGCATAGGgtagctgtcaatcaaaccagtCAGCAAAACAAGGAGCAAAGCCCTATTGAAAAGCAGACAAAGCATAACTTGCTTAACAGAAATCACTCAAAACATCACAAACAAACTGTTGCTCACCCAGCAGTACACCAAACAGCCATAATGTTGAATGAACAGCTCAGGTACCACTGTGATCCTGTGAAAGGTTTATAAGTGCTACAGGTGACCTGccctgaccaatcagaacaTAGCCAGTTAACGACTCACAGCTGCAAGCAATTGAATCCTGATTAAGGTGGATCATAACTGGTTCAGTTGTCCAATTTTCTTCAAATGTTATGTTACACATGTTCTGTAACCGAAAACTCAttgtttcccatctcagggtaaatcaactcagagttcagggttagccTCAGAATTTGTTAAAGGTATACAGCCACATTTACATGGGCACATTATATGAcaagggtgaccatattttgatttccaaaaaagaggacaaCTCGGCCCGGCCTCGAGACACAAATTCCGACAGGCTTTTcagaggttaatgaacatgctttattatgcctcaattgtgcaaaaataacttctgtaataaaataaaatagaatctGTAACAAACCTACAATAatagctctcttttaaaataaataaataatatgaaataatgttctaaaatccagaaacaacaaaatatctcttaataccttttcaatgtaataagataaataataaagacactgaaacatgtgccagctttgcacacggtgcactccgcctcGCACTTGTCCGGTCCGACTGGGATGGTACGtggtacattttttttgcagttcaactgtgaagctgcactagtcttgttttatggttgtgcggaggctccacgcagagatttcgccgtagcctacttagtggcctgatgtttatacttgcatgctggtgtgtgcgtcgagcaggcatgtgtgtgtgtgtggggagtgggtgatataatagagcgagggagaagtgagagagtgacggtgattatcttcagagtgagtagtgacggcgagcgagtacgactctagagtcacagtgagagaaacaaagtgtctcccctgtgttttctgaccacggtgggaaatctttagcaggtGTGGTATCTGAAGGGCCTATAAGGTTAAAGTCTGTATAAAGCTCAAATGTGCTGAGAAATCATGAGCACTGGGTTAGTGACGTAAGTTTAATGATTTTCCTCTCAGCAGATTGATGTGTTGAAGAGGATGTTCTATTTGATTCTGTGATTGGTGGCTGAGTGGGAACCAATGATTTGATGTGTAGTGTTGGAGCAACCCAAAGAGACTGACCTCAAAGGGACTCGGACCTTTACTTGCCAACTCACATCTGTTTATTTTATCTAACATGTCACCTAAACGTACCCCTTATAAACCATGTTCTTGCTGCAGCAAGTCAGAGTACATATTTGCTTTGTATTCTCAGGGCTCCGCGGGCTTGTCAttgatgctgaaaacatgaaattaaaCTTATCAAGACAGCATCAGTGGATTTCCTCCTCCACACATCACTGCCACTCAAGATACACAGGAAACACAGCGGCATTTTGTGTGAATGCTGCTccactgtctgctctggtcccagTGTACGTGCACGTCGCAGAGCCACCCACAAGGCAGCCTTTCAGGAATTAGGTCACACAAAGTACTAtagtattgtgtgcaaagcACCAATCAAAGTACacgcttaatggtcccatgaaagacatttttcatgaatttattaccccccccccagacagtaggtaaaaagtggacatgtctgGGCAAAAGACGACATTTGGGCACCCTAATAGACTAAAACGTGCAATTGAAAAATGGAAACTAAAATTAAGTTCTGTGCTGGAAAAACTACAGTTTCTCCACTAGTAATTTTAAAGAATTGCTTCCACGTCTCTGCTGGTTGGATTTTGCAAAAGAGAAAATACCTTTCAGTGAGCTTTAATGCTCAAGGGCAGATGTGTTGCCAGGTTAGCAGATTGTTTCCAGTATTTATACTAGGCTATGGTGGCACTagcttaaagatgcagtaggtaagtcttataaaactaactttctgtcatatttgctgaaactgaccctatgttccagtagaactacatgaattatgtaatataaaaaaaatccagctcctctggcaccacctacagcctgtagtgcgattggcaaaattccaccgctcccggttgattttctccaatcagggccacgggggtttctgcctgtcaatcactgctcaggcacgcacacgcatataaGAGCGTTCTCCTTTCCCCTTCCCTGCTAACGCGCGCAAAGGTTCCCTAAActcgggtaaatattggagtggcttttcagaggtggcgtgagctccgggattttaaagatctgaagaacgatgcagatgtagccacatttcttctcgacaggtaacataattaccataaatgatttatctttcatttggttattagtagtcaaaagtccacaaagctacgttggtgaggataatagtaacgtttgcacagtggtcggtctgatatgatgctgaaatggctaacgctagccatgctagttagcatcgttttacggttggtgagtaaacattgtgttagtgtttagttattgaaaatgttgtcggccggcagttctgtcaaactcccttgtgtgggggagctcttaggagacggtttgggccgcagcagaaaggggggagggactgagaagttgttgatgttcaaatttgttggcaaagttctggatcttcacaatcttacctacagcagctttaagtaTTTACCGTACAGACAGAGTGCCATCAATCTTCAAGCTGAGGAGTTTACAAAGACTGGCAGTATAAATAATGTGCTAAGCAAGAATGTAAATATTAATGAATCTGTATTTGTTAAGGAAACTGATGAAAAAGAAATTATAGagatgttaaaacatttaagagtaaaaagTCAACTGACTGGAATGGTATTGACATGTTTATGGTAAAAATGATTATTGGTTGTGTTGTTAAACCTCTAACGCATGTATGTAATCAATCTCTGAAAACTGGAGTCTTTCCAGATAAAATTAAAATGGCAAAAGTGATACCAATATATAAGGCTGATGAaaaacatacactttcaaactACAGACCTGTTTCACTGCTCTCCCAATTTTCAAAATTACtagaaaaaaatattctctACAAGGCTCGAAAACTTCATTGCTAAACATAATATACTGTGTGATCAGCAATATGGTTTCAGGGCTAATAGGACAACTTCACATGCACTTAATTAATTTGTGGAAGAAATAACAACAGCAatagaacaaaaacaaatatgcaGTGGGGATATTCTTGGATCTTAAGaaggcatttgatacagtagaccaCAATTTCTCGATTAGGAAATTACACAAATATGGAATTAGAGAGACTGCACTTTCCTGGTTAAATAGCTACTTACATAATCGACAACAATATGTTGAATTGCAAAACCATAATtcaaagttaaagaaaattACCTGTGGGGTCCCCCAGGGGTCAGTGTTAGGACCATTGTTGTTTAACTTGTATATAAATAATGTATGGGAGGtgtcaaaaacactgaaaaccaTTTTATTTGCTGATGATACTAATTCAATCTGTTCCGGTGAAAATCTGGAACAACTCTTGGATACAgtggaaaataaattaaaaaagatgAAGAGCTGGTTTGATGCAAATAAACTAACACtgaacttaaaggaacacgccgacttattgggaatttagcttattcactgtaacccccagagttagacaagtcgatacgtacccttctcatctccgtgcgtgctgtaacggtgtctgacggctccagcattagcttagcctagcacagatcctgcaggtaactggttccaactagcctactgctccgaattgtgacataGACAAAATAGCctaacatgttcctgtttactgtTGTAAGTGGCGTGTAGcaaaaaacaacgtaaaatgagacacagccatcttctaactgtaaacaaaccaggaactatattctcagacaggcttgctgcgagcatatcactccgcccaagtaccatattcttccgcctgagaatatagttcccggtttgtttacggttagaagatggctgtgtctcatgttacattgttttttgtacacgctgtgactctacaaatcacaacatgtaaataggaacatgttggtgttattttgtcacttattcggagcagtaggattactggaaccattcacttGCCTGTTCTGTTATCGGCTgatggagccgtcagacagctttacagcacgcacggagatgagaagggtatgtatcgacttgtcttactctgggggttactgtgaataagctaaattcccaataagtcggcgtgttcctttaagtaaaaCTAAATGTATAATTTTTAATTGTGCCAcaactttaaattaaaaaaacttatGATAAATTATATTGAAATAGAAAGAGTAAAATAAATTTCTGGGAGTAATAATTGATAAAAAATTATGTTGGAAGCCACATATACACTATATCAAGGCCAAAATATCAAAATCAATTGCTATATTGTATAAAACCAATTACCTTTTAAATCAACAATCATTGTACACGTATTGTTCCTTCATACTGCCATACATTACTTACTGTTTGGAAGTATGGGGAAACACTTACAAAACCAACACTGAACCTATATTCATCCTTCAAAAGAGAGCCTTAAGAATTGTAAATAAAACCACTTATAGAGCACCAACTACTCCACAATTTATTAAAAGCACTAAATTTCAGAGATATTGACTTCAAAACTGCACAAATTATGTACAAAATAACTAAACAGTTATCGAACAGTATTCAAGGGTTGTTTCAAATGAGAGAGCAAAcatcacttaaagtgatggttcggagtaatttcaccctgaCCTcctgcaccatgacctcgagccaaacacccccccagaagcttttttcacctgggtcgaacattgggagagttagcgtagagtagtgttatcagctgaatagcttagcgcaggggctaatggatccagtgatgtatctcgtaaatgaccccactaataatgcccgaaataataccaaacttctacactagtacaaacaggttatgcactcataaaacgatggattggaaagtttttaagtacaccagaagtttatgaacacttgcctgctctcttctgctagctgctgctgctacctgtaGTAagccgagtgcttagggccgtctacaaattacaacaccgaaaagagatgcaacaaaaatatttattaatttaacttttatttaaagtaagtgctgtagtataactagcaggagacaagttataattgaggtaagtttggagacattaccttatttaatcattaaattaataaatatttttgttgcatctcttttcggtgttgtaatttatagacgtccctaagcactcgtctaactgcaggtagcagcagcaacagagcagAAGAGCGCACATGGAGTACATTGCTTGCACCACATCCTGATGTCACGTGACATAAAGGGCCAATAGCACAGTTGCTGAGCACGTTTCAGGAATTTATCAGCCGATAGATGACCAGTCACTGGATGTCCATGCAGCATCTGCAAAACAGTGTCTTTCAAAGCATGAGGGACAATCGTTTGATAGAGCACTGATTTTGTGGATGGGTTGAAAACTTTACGGCAGAGAACACCATTATGAAAGGTAATTCTGTGAAACTCGTGCCAAAGTGCCTTCCTCCGTAGTGCGTTTTCATGCCAATAATTTGGTTTCTGTCCTTTAACTTTCCAGCTAATGACCTCTGACAGTATGGAGTCCTGCCGTTGTTCCTTTTGAAATCATCTTCGGGGGGCGAAGCACCAATGTGGAGGGGACAGACTGTGAAACACATTGCGAAGAGGCGGGGAGGCTGTGGTCCAGTCAGGTTACAGCAAACTGGCCTTGTGTCAGTACTGCAGAGACTGTGATGTTCAGAACTGACAGGACTAGACAGACTTACAGAACCTAGACTAGAATGTCCCTCGTCACCGTGGGATTACCGGAGCACTGGAGAAGGTGCTCTGCTCCGTTGGACTGATGTCAGCAGGGCGACGTGACATTGCATCTGCATTGAGGTGACTGTGGCCATCCTTGTGAATTACAGTCCATTCAAAAGGATCAAGTTCAAGAGCCCTGCGTGCACGACGACCAGTTCTGTCATTGTCAATGGGTATTTTCCTGAGACCCAGGAGAGGTTTGTGGTCAGTGACAATAACAAAGGGCTGTTTGTAAAGGTAGTGGCGGAAATGTCGCACGGCCCAGACAATGGCCCAGAGTTCTCTATCAGATGTTGACCATTTTCTTTCCGCCTTTGTGAGGACATGACTAGCATAAGCAGTCACTTTTTCTTGATTCCCTTGTCTCTGAGCAAGCACCAATAGCAGAGCCGGAAGCATTTGTATAGAGGGAGAATGGCACAGTAAAGTCAGGGAATGCAACCACTGGAGGGTTTGTGAGCGCATGTTTCAGGTAAGTGAATGCATCCTGACATTGAAAAGTCCATTGAAAAGGTGCATTCTTTTTTGTGAGGACGTGTAGGGGGACACTGTGATGTGCAAAGCTTCTGATGAACTTGCGGTAATATGAACAAAGTCCAAGAAATGCTCTTACTTCTGTAGCTGACCGTGGAATAGGCCAGTCTTGAACACTTTTCAAATTTCGCGGGTCTGGCTGAATGCCGTCTTTGGATACAACATGGCCCAGAAACTGTACCTGATCCCTGGCAAAACAGCATTTTGAGGGATTCAGCTTCAGGCCACTTGACTGAAATCTGGAGAGAATGTCTTCCAGGTGCTGGAGATGTTCACTGAAAGAGCGGCTGTAGATGAGGACATCATCCAAATACACTAGGCAGGTTTACCATGGGAGGCCCCGAAGCACCATTTCCATCAAGCGCTGGCATGTGGCTGGAGCGTTGGTGAGACCCATTGGCATAACTTTAAAGTGATAAAGGCCACTACCTGTTGTGAATGCTGTCTTTTCACGGTCTTCCTCATCCAGCTCAACTTGCCAATAGCCATGTTGCAGGTCCATTGTGGAGAACCAGGCAGAACCTGACAAAGCATCCAGTGCGTCGTCGACTCTTGGAAGAGGGTGGGAATCCTTGATGGTCACTGCATTGAGTTTTCTGTAGTCCAGGCAAAAACGCCATGTGCCATTTTTCTTGCGCACCAAAACAACTGGCGCAGCCCAGGGACTGTAGCTTTCTTCAATGACATCTGCTTTTAGCAGGTTTTCAACTTGAGTCTGTATTTCAGCTCTCTGTTCTGGTGTCACTCTGTAGGCTCTCTGTTTAATTGGTGTGGCATCACCGGTGCGGATTTGATGCCTGATGATGCTAGTGCGACCTCTGTCCTCTGAGTGTTTACTGAATACTGCTGAGTATTTCTGAAGCAGTGATTTCAGAGACTGAACTTGGGAAGGTGACAGGTCGCTGTGATTTATCCGAACAGATGGAGCTAAATCATGTACGGGGAAGGTTGCACAACATGTCCCTCCATCTGATATGATGTCAACAGATGAAGCCGAATGAAACTCACCCAGGTGTTGACCGGAATGCAGCTCAATGTCATCTCTGGAGGGATTTAAGATTCGAACAACAGTTGTGCCATTTTGAACCTCACTGAGAGAATGTGCCACAATGATGTCACACGATGGGTTGGGCATGAGAACACCATAGTAGTCAGTTGGCATGGGAGAAGCAGGTGTGGCTGCTGACACACAGGCTGTGATGAGGGTTTCACTCATAGCTGGAATCTTAGTGGGCGTTAGCACAGACACATTACAGCAGGCGGCCACTTCATGTCCTTTGGGCAGGAGAGGAATTTTCATGTCCCAAAGTTGCAGCACCTTGTTTTTGATGTCAAGGAGGGCATGGTGCGTCCGCAGAAAATCAAAACCAAGAATGACTGGCTGGCAAGCACCTCTGAGAATTTCAAAGTCCTGTTGCCATACCTGATTTCCAAGTCTGATCCCAATCGTTAACTTGCCTAAAATGTCCAGGTTCTGTCCATTCACTGAGCGAGCTGGCAGAGAGGAGGGTGTCATGGGGCGTTTTCTCAATGCTGGGTGAGAGTTACGAAAATCTTCGCTCACAATGGAGACAGTAGAACCAGAGTCAATTAAAGTGCACACCTCAATGCCCTCAACAATAGCCAAGATCGTAGAAGAGACAGAATCATCATGTTGTGAGTCATCCTTGTCAGGCATTAACTTGGGGGAATCAGTCTGGGGCTGTGAGACAGTAGCTGATGTTTGCCCCTCAACAGCAGCTAAGGGAAGTTTCCCTGATGGTTGGAGCCAGAGTGTGGATATCTTTCAGGAGACTGGAAGCGAACACTGCCTCTAGTGTGCGGACTTgcatctctgtttctctgtggagCAGGACTAGGGCTGCGTCTGTATCTGTTTGTGTCATCATTGTCATGGCGACCATACCTGGAGTGCTGATAGGACTGGCGTGAGGGAGAGCGATGCTGATCACGTCTGTCATTGTCATGCCACTGACGGTCTCTCTGAGCAACAGGTGAAGGAGGACAACGTCCATAGCAGGACCCTGGATCACGACCATGATGCTGCTCAGGTAAGTAATTGTCTCTGCGGTGTTGTCTGTTATGGTAGGGTTGTGGAGAGACACTGCGCGCACTGTATCGAGCATCGTTGGAGGAAAACCCTTCAGATTTGGAGTCTACACGCTGAGCCAGGTAACTGTGTTCCTCACGTAACAGGTGTACTTCACTTTGTAAGCTGTTGACAGTAAGAGTCAGCAGCTCGACCGCACGCGAAGCTTGTCATCAGTAGGTTCAGGACGAACCATAGCTACCTGCTCTGAAGATTGAGTGTGTGGAGTCCCTACAGTCGTCAGTTGGAGCGCTGCACGGGCCCTCTCACAGCGGCTGGCGATACGCAGAGCTTCCTCCAGATCCTCAGCACCCATCTCATGGACTTTTGACTGAAGATGTGGGTCCAAGCCAGCAACAAAG includes:
- the LOC120547207 gene encoding uncharacterized protein LOC120547207 isoform X1, with amino-acid sequence MAVWCTAGALLLVLLTGLIDSYPMQQAQSSFQNAPPGYAQGSSAGPASKQGISWAVAPPSPFSAGASTGPSTQQFAASGPALRPLGLNFVIQPDYLLPQYQAGELFQEQKRFEQGNSESESEAQGSMPPPRFVYAAQPSQGFNGGPVPSGLVPYPYPSYDYMFLNGQYPPGTYTYTSNSVEQGRDRWDDALYTRDNYPSTKQAKNIPYRHRTVRQASMGSASQSGAATGQQQPYSGVGVRGSYSQPGRRRRGAPRAFMQKVG
- the LOC120547207 gene encoding uncharacterized protein LOC120547207 isoform X2 — protein: MAVWCTAGALLLVLLTGLIDSYPMQQGISWAVAPPSPFSAGASTGPSTQQFAASGPALRPLGLNFVIQPDYLLPQYQAGELFQEQKRFEQGNSESESEAQGSMPPPRFVYAAQPSQGFNGGPVPSGLVPYPYPSYDYMFLNGQYPPGTYTYTSNSVEQGRDRWDDALYTRDNYPSTKQAKNIPYRHRTVRQASMGSASQSGAATGQQQPYSGVGVRGSYSQPGRRRRGAPRAFMQKVG